One part of the Mariniflexile litorale genome encodes these proteins:
- a CDS encoding MFS transporter encodes MNKALLSLAIGGFGIGLTEFVIMGILPDVATAFNISIPQAGHFIAAYALGVVIGAPLLTGLGSKWPANKVLIALMLWFTVFNTLSALATNYTSFMVLRFLSGLPHGAFFGIGAVVAGKLSKQGKEAQGIAIMFSGLTFANLLGVPFGTYLGKHFSWNISFLMVGIVGALAVLSVKLWMPLLKQSSESNFVSEFKIFKRLELWLIILLTTIGTGGFFAWYSYIAPLITDVAGLPNEMVSIAMILAGLGMVIGNFIGAKLAEKFLPIHAIIITLIFMVICLVLNTFLATDKILVLVMTFIIGMVTFSLSTPIQVAIINASKGSETLGSSLNQSAFNIGNASGAYFAGLPIAMGYGYTAADWVGAAMAGFGILIAFFIILLRKRRISQKETTKPCYS; translated from the coding sequence ATGAACAAAGCCCTATTATCTTTAGCTATTGGAGGATTTGGTATCGGATTAACCGAATTTGTTATCATGGGCATTTTGCCGGATGTTGCTACCGCCTTTAATATAAGCATCCCTCAAGCTGGACATTTTATAGCGGCTTATGCGCTTGGAGTAGTTATAGGTGCTCCACTACTCACTGGTTTAGGAAGCAAGTGGCCTGCAAACAAAGTTTTAATAGCACTTATGCTTTGGTTTACAGTATTCAATACCCTATCGGCTTTGGCTACAAACTATACTTCTTTTATGGTTTTAAGATTTCTGTCTGGTTTACCTCACGGAGCCTTTTTTGGTATAGGTGCTGTGGTAGCAGGTAAACTCTCTAAACAAGGTAAAGAAGCACAAGGTATAGCTATTATGTTTAGTGGTTTAACTTTCGCCAATCTTTTAGGTGTTCCCTTTGGAACTTATTTAGGCAAACATTTTAGTTGGAACATCTCTTTTTTAATGGTTGGAATTGTGGGTGCATTGGCAGTATTAAGTGTTAAATTATGGATGCCTCTATTAAAACAATCTTCAGAATCTAATTTTGTGAGTGAGTTCAAAATTTTTAAGCGGTTAGAACTTTGGTTAATTATTTTATTAACCACCATTGGAACTGGAGGCTTCTTTGCTTGGTACAGTTATATTGCACCCTTAATTACAGATGTTGCAGGACTTCCAAATGAAATGGTATCAATAGCTATGATATTGGCAGGATTGGGTATGGTGATAGGAAATTTTATTGGTGCTAAGCTTGCCGAAAAGTTTTTACCCATACATGCCATAATTATAACACTCATTTTTATGGTGATATGTTTGGTATTAAATACTTTTCTAGCAACAGATAAAATTTTAGTGTTAGTGATGACTTTTATAATAGGGATGGTTACCTTCAGTCTATCTACTCCCATACAAGTAGCCATTATTAATGCATCAAAAGGTTCTGAAACTTTAGGGTCTTCTCTTAACCAAAGCGCTTTCAATATTGGGAATGCTTCGGGAGCTTATTTTGCAGGTTTGCCTATTGCCATGGGCTATGGATACACTGCAGCCGATTGGGTTGGAGCAGCTATGGCAGGATTTGGCATATTAATTGCTTTCTTTATTATTTTATTAAGAAAACGTCGTATCTCACAAAAAGAGACAACCAAACCCTGTTATTCCTAA